CAATTACGGACGCAACAACAACCTGCAAATGCATTTCAAATCCTTGGAGGAGGAATTCAAGGTATCAAGATCAAGAGAAGTGTTGCAGCACAGGGACTCAAATGACCCAAAGGCAGTCAACGCTGGAATCCAGGTGAGGATGATGTCCAGACACATCAGTAGATGCATGTACACACGGGATTGGAAAGATACATTTCTCCCTGAGAAAGGGTAACAGCGTCATCTCAGGGTCTGCATGGTTCTCCGTGACCTGTTTAGATGCAAAGCAAAAATCACATTCATGATGATGATAATCTTGCCCAGTGACCCAGTGCAGTTGCAGTCATTTAGATAAAGTGGAGATGCTTTTCACAAACGTATCGGGACATTCAACACATTTGTCCAAActgcagtgaaatcaatgcatgGACTACCTTTTCATTGTCTTAGGAGACAGCATGTTTTGAATTTGTGGAGGTTAATAGTATATTTAGAGGTATTAGGTGTCAGGGTTTTCTGTCATCTCCTTGCGGGAGTGTGGCTCATTTAATACCTGGGTTTTTAAGTGAGAAACAACTTAATAAACGTATTTATGATGCATTTCTGCCTCATCTTTTATTGGATTCAtgttagacacgccccttcactgtccacttttaaaacgcatcttaaaacccatttttggGTTTGACCCATGAGATgttggtttttatcttttttaatagttttactgtatgacttgtttatttgtgttgtttttatattttctacagtattttgttgttttattgtttgttctttggTCTATTAGGTCACacgtttttatattttatttatctctgatgtacagcactttgtttcaggtgttgttgttttgttagtaaaataaataatattgcaATGTCAaatgtaacagtaacagtgagtgaaaagaaaaaactgactTTTTATGCAGCGTAGGGACTGAGGTTGGGCCTGATTGTCTTAACCAAACAATCTACTGAGATTTCTAAATCTGGTTAAACTTTTCATTAACGAAAAAAGACGATCGACTCTTATAAATGATACCCtaaccaaaataaacaacaccaaAGAATAAAACTTCTAACTTACCAATAGATAAAAACACTTACTAATTGTTTCCTGGCTCCTACATGCAAATATCCAACATAATGTCCAACAATGTTAATATAGTTTATGTTACTGAGTGACATTGAGTCAGTATGCACACTGAAACAGATGAAGCAAAATGGAGCTCAGTcaacattaatttgattatatACACCTGTGCTTCACCAACATGTGACCTATAACACACACAAGGTACCCAAAATGTTTTCCATAACATAAAgactaatataaataaaacatacaattaaATAGCAGGAATAAAATATGCAATTAAATCATGAAAAAGTTCCATATGGCTGTCAATGAACACGTTTGACCCTTTTTTTGACATGTGTTTGCactgtaaatgtacatttttatgcaGAACATTTTGTTGTATTCAAGGATGAACTTAGAAGCTCTTCTACACTCATCTGTCTATTGACATCAATGGGACGCACCTACGTGACATTTTCTCTGTTCACAAAAGCTGGTCACAAACTGCACCTTACGTGACACTTACATTTATGCTTCACGTACCTTTTTCCCATTGATGTAGAAGCACAAAGTGTCTCCTTGTTTCCTTGTGGCCATGTTTCCTCCAACTTTGTACAAGttgcaaaaaaaacctttcagcTAAACACCCTGTCAGAATAAAAGAAGAtgcagacactgactgacacagcTGCTTGCTTTCTTTTCACAAAGCTTTTACCTCAGTGAGTAGAACCCCCTCCCTTGTTTATTATGTCTTATGTTGACACGTTCTCAAGGTGTCTTCTGTCGCCATCGTGTGGAAATCCTGTGATATTGCAGCAACTCCAGctcctaaaaaaagaaaatcacacatttttaattttcaggtcaactcaactcaaatttatttataaagcgaTTTAAAACAGCCAcaactgaaacaaagtgctttaGATAAATAAGAATAGAATGTATTAACatcaaaacaatataaaaacaataaaacaattacaatgttaaaacaattacaatgttaaaacaataaaaaaataacaatgataaaaCAATAGAAACAATTAAACACTAAATCAATTACAacgttaaaacaataaaaaacaataaaacagtaaaacaagaGCAGAGGCTCATGCTGGGTTGAAAGCCAAGGAATAAAAGTGGGTTTTAAGACCATATCATATCGTTTGAGTGTTAAATGGCATTAACTCTGCATTTTATGACCCCTTATTTATACCCTGTATAAATGGAgtttaaaagtgtgtttcacACGGTGGCAGATTAATTCATacatacacaactccttacatCCTGGGGGTTGTACATATTCGGGCATTAAAAACTGTgggtttttccttcttcttgtgtgttgttgagtcaaagtttataagtttatttttgttgattaaaacgagccaagtgaaccaaatttcacaaattcaatatgATTTTAATTATCTATCGATTAGCTAACAAGCTATCATTTTAGCGAGCAATCGTTTTAGCTAGCAATTGttttatctatctgtctgtctgtctatctatctatctatctatctatctatctatctatctatctatctgtctatctatctatctgtctgtctatctatctatctatctgtcaatTAGCTAGCAAGCTATCATTTTAGCGAACAATCGTTTTAGCTAGCAATtgcctatctatctatctatctatctatctatctatctatctgtctgtctgtctgtctgtctgtctgtctatctgtctgtctgtctgtctatctatctatgtatctgtctatctatctatctatctatctgtctgtctatctatctatctatctatctatctatctatcgattaGCTAGCAAGCTATTATTTTAGCGAGCAATCGTTTTAGCTAGCAATtgttttatctatctatctatctatctatctattagctAGCAAGCTATCATTTTAGCTAGCAATtgttttatctatctatctatctatctatctatcgttcCATATTACCATGACCATCCAgatgcttcatcctccacacacTGATCAAGAATCAAAGTGATCACATGCAGCACCAGATCAGAAGCaggttaaaaaaacagataagGCAGTGTGTCATCTCACTCAGATCTTTGAGTGTGGGAAAGGTCTGGggaaaagaaaccaaaaaaacacacacaccctctcctGTCCCTGTTTAATCTCCTCAGAGTTTATTGACTCGGCTTCTGTTGCAGATTAAACACAAATGGCTCCATCTTTTTCTCAGAGGATTGAGTTTCGCTCACGTGTAAGAGCAGTTTGATACCTGAGGATACAGAAACCGCCTCACGACAAAAAAAGCCCGTCTTACTTTACAGCCCAGCCTGTTTGACGACACAGTTTGTTTCACCTGCCCTGTTCAGCAACTTGggaggagagagtgaaagaagTCATGTGATCCTGCTACAGAGACTCACTGGGACAGGACGATGGGAGTTGCTCCAGATTTATTTGCAGCTTCTAATCCCTCAGTTTCAGCAGTTATGGATggaaattaacacatttttcatacaaatgcaaatgtttctATATTTGAAAGGCACAAACTTTGCCATTGTGCCTTTGCAGGTGTGTATAGCAGCAATTTTCAtaagaaaaacacatatttgCATGTGAAATATGACAGAATAGCCAAACATGACACTGCAAACACCAATTATTGATGAcctttctttgcatttttagATAAACGCAAAGGAAAGGAATTCAACACCCTCCCGTTTCATCACAAAAGAGACAAACTCGACATCTGTGCTCTGCGACGACGCTACAAGTccagacctgctgctgctgcagaacatGCTGCCGTTTGTTTTTGCCTCTTCCCTGACATGAACTCATTCTGGGTTGTGAGTGTCAGTCATCGTGCGTGGAGATGCACGTCGTCCCTGCTGCAGCTGTTattcctcctctctgctttcaTGTTTTATCTCTCGCTGAGGAAATGCCTGGCATGGCCTTTAAAATTTCTGGATTTTTGCCCTGGCTGTGATTTAAAGGTGGAGGTGTTTTCTGCTGAAGCcggaaaaaaacaattaaattctGAGCCGTAAACTTGAAGTTTTCGGCGTCACCAGAGACACTCCTCAATGGGAAACTTTTATTGAGCTGTATAAACCAGCAAAGCGTTGGGCACAGTTGAGCCCTGACTATTTTTTTGTAGCCACACTGGATGAGCAGAGGGAGATAATTTAGCTCCCTTAAGTACAGCTTACATGAGCCAAGTGAGGAAACTACCACTTTCATTTAAGGATTTGGCAATTAACCACTGGGTGCAAAGGGAAGCGTGAGGGGGGGGAAAGTCCAGAGTAATTTGGAAAACATTGTGGATTTGACCAGATTGATGATTTATATGTGCAACAGTGAATCCATTAAAGTCttgtaaagtcattttctttgcaGACGGCGTGAACAAGAAACCGTGATAGAGCAGAAAAAACAGACTGCGTTATTACAAAAACATCAGCaaccagagagacagagagagagagagagaggggtagTTTTTAAAGGATGTccattttgtcattatttacgacccaaagcacacacacacacacacacaagcatgacCCATTTaatgtggaggagagagagttgGGGCCGAGGCGAGGAGGACAGTGTAAACACGAGTGCGACTGTGTTTGCTTTATGTGGAAGTTACATAAACACATTAGAAGGATTTAGACTCTTGTTTAGGTTCAGTCTGGTGCCAAAGTATCGAGGGAACTGGGGGGTTGATATGGGACCATGTCGCTCCAAAACAGCTGGCTTTAACATTTCTGTTTTCCGCTTCATGACATCGAAATCCACCAGGAAATGAAACATTAGATTTGAACTAACTTTAAGGATGTGCTCATTGTTTAGATATTGGAAATGAAGATGCTCGCATTTAACCAGAGGCCAAAATGTCACATAATGTTAAAACCAGTGAGCAGgaataacagtaacaacaatGCTCATGTGAAGAGTGATGTCCTATAACTGGGGGCCAAGTCCAGAGAGGAACCAAAAAAGCACAGTGAGGGTCAGAAAAATCCGAAAATGACTGGAACACATCGGCACAGAGTGAAAGCAGACGTACGGAGAATGAATACAGGATTACAGAAAGTGGTAACAGTCAGATGAGAGTCTCTGAGGTGGTATTTCTCACTTTACGATCTCCCAGCATCCTCTGCTGCGTCTgcgtctgctgctgcagacctGCCCTCCAGATTACAGAGGTGAGCTGTGTAATTTCACATGTTAATGACATGCTACAGCCAACAGCCTTCATTAAAGCCATAAATCTATTTAAACATGTCCTCCGCTGGATCCCTGCTCATTTTAACGTACAAAAGGTAGAATATTTCGATATTCTATTTCCTCCAGTTTTCCTCCTCAGTATAAATCAATGAATTCTTTTTAAATCCAGCCTGAAAACCTACCTgcgtttaaataaaaataaaagtattatcaCTGCTGCATCTCAGCTGTAACTGCAACTTTCAATTTCTCTTCATCTCTATGTTTTTATAGTGTTTTATCAtgctttttatgtcttttatgctgctgctgtatttatctttctctttgaaatgccttgttgttgttgaagtaATCTGccttgcctgtgtgtgtgtgtgtgtgtgtgtgtgtgttacatgtgaAATAATTGGCTCTGACAGCATTGAAGAAGAGAATCAGAGCTTCTCTGCCCccgacacagaaaacacatctgAGCAGGTTCCTCTCATTGAAGGAGGAAGAAAGACGGAACATCAGATCACAGCTGGACTTAGAAGAAATAATCTGTTAGTATCAAGTGGAATCAGTTTGACAGATTACAATTGTGCTTAATGGTTGCCACACTGTGATATTTGTTTGCTCGATAGATGTTCCGGGCATGTGAGGACTCAAAGATGGATCATGTTATTACTGTTGCAGCAAACACGAGAAGCTCTGAGTCGCACAGACGTGAGATGTTTATTTTGTCTCGCAGGTCAAGTCACATCAGCTGTGACCTGCTTAAATCCGCTAACAACAAACATCGGCCCTTGTGGTGACAATATCTCGTCAACAGTTGTGGTTTTGAGTCTGCAATGTTGTCTTATGCGTGTTAAAGTACATTTTAGAGTCAATATTTCAAGACCTCAGTGCAATCTGCTGGTGAATTTCCCTTATAAAGACTTGAACTTGCCCCTAAAGGACTTTGCTGCATGGCCAGTGTGAAAGACACCGGCTCTGAGAACACGCTACAGCTTTAAACCCTTAATTTGACACGTAATAATGTGTTGATGACTCTCCCCGGCTCGTTCCCATACTCCCAGCCTCtaattaaaatgataatgaGCCAGATGAGGGTTTCAGACGAGAGCCTCGGTCGAGACGTCGGCTCTGACTCTGGTTTCACCCTGACACACGTCTGGCGGGAAGGAAAAACAGCCAGATTAGCCTGTGGATGACGGGTTAGTGCAGGCTGCAAACCCGGAACACGCTCCACAACCCAGTGTGAATGAGAGATGATTAAAAAGCAACTGGAAAAGCGGCTATTTATAGCTGAAATTTGCATTTATATGGGAAGAGTTTATTTCCAAAGAGCCATTTTGAAATGGGAGAATAGAAATTATGATGCATTCAGGGTGGATTTAAAACGCCAGCACATGCTGAATAAAGGATTTTCTCTCTTATGTCGTATTTTAATCTCCAAACCCAAGATGCAAATGCTGACAAAAatctcccatcatcaatcaaATCACCAGCAATATCCACAGTTTTAGTCGAGTGATAAACAGAGAAAATAGAGCATGGAGAGATTTTTTTCCGAGCATGTTGACAGTGGCGTTCACAGCTTTCATGTGCTCAGCAGAAATGTGGCACACATTCCTTTTTGAGCGCAATGTGAGTGAGGGATTATCATCCAGCAGTAACACTCAGCGATAAGATATGAAATCGCAGGCGCAGTGGCAGCCgcccacagaaaaacacacgaGAGGAAGGTAAAAAGACAAGCAAAAAGGAAGGAAGAGCTGAGACGCTCCTGTCAGATAATTAGAGAGGGAGATGCTGCAGTGTGGGGAGTGTATCAAAGAGAGTAGAGGTtcaaaaaaatgtgcaaattgTGCAGGAGAGTTTGCAGCGTCTTGCAGATTGTagtcagtgtttatttacatgtaCTAGTAATGTCATTTTCATGCTTCTTCCGGGCCATTAATGCTCCTGGAGGAAAGATAGCACCTGTTTAGTCGTCTAAGTAGAAGACATAAATTCATCCTCATCGGTGACTGCACTTTTTACATGACAGTGGCTTTTACCAACCGTAATAACTGCACAACACAAGGTACGAACGGCACGGAGTaaacaacagtgacacaaaacaTGCACTTTGGTGTCCAGAAATAGCGTTCTGGCCTCCGTGCATTTATAAAAGCATGCCTGTCGTCTAATTTCATCCTTGCATGGCACGTGACAGGTTTAAATCTGAACACCGGTGCAAAAACAGATGGAACATCGTATCGTAATCATAATCAGCCTTAATGGTTccattttgacccattttgccTCTGCATGAATTtgagattaataaataaaaaagttaaatgacaTAGGTGTTTGTTAAAGACAAAGATGCAGCGGctttatgtcatttttaatcGTAACCTACGCGAGTGGAAACGCTGTGGAAGTGACACTTAGCTGAGAGCTGCTGGGAATTCCCCTTCCGCCGGTTGTAATTAAACCTTTGAGAATCAAACACAAAGCAGACAACACCCAAGTTCAATTGCAAAGAGTTTAATCCCAAAAAAtactttctttgtcttttttttttttcttctcctctctccgtTTTGGCACATTATACATTGTTTGGTCTTGCTGTATCTTGGCTGTAACACTATACTGTATAATTTACATTGTTCGAATGAAAGGCCCGTCATGCAATGTTGAACGCAATGAGGTCGACTGACACCAGTCGGACATTGTGCGCGTTCGGAAAAAAGTGGTGACATTCACGTCTGCCCCCGGCGGTGGATACAAGTATGACATTCAAAGATTGCACCAAACCGCGTGCTGCAGTCCAGTTTCATGACTCTGTGGatgtggagctgcagcaggaacAATCCATGTCGCTtcagaccaaaacaaagacaaactgctTTTCTTCGTAGGCTATAGTTTCTCGCAGGCTGTCACTGACGCTAACACTGTTTGGGgctatattttttaaattaaaaaatactgGAGTTAAATTTCATTCCGTAAGaggaaaagtcttttttttctttttcttttttttgtgtgtggagcAGCTGAACAGGTTCCAGCCTGTTGGTTTGTTGCGCCGCATCGTTCTCACAGgaagacactttttttgtttgttccgACATCTCTGTCCTGTCACTGCCAGCAGGTCGACACAGCACGGGATGCACTCTTCACAGCTCTGAGAATCAGCTGATACGTGATGAAAACACAGTTTGAAACACAATGAATCTGCCATTTTATGCCGCTATTACTATCATTGTTTGTATGCAGAGATTATACAATACAGTTTTTGGCACATGATTTGTTTTCTGGCTTGAATAAAACATGGGAAAAGTATATGCGTAAGAAAAATTAAGGATTCTTTTTGGTTATTTCCCAAACATTTGaactgttttgtgttgttataAGTCATTAGAATGACTGTGGACAAAGTCCATTACCAAAAATAGTGTAATTATATCAAATTGGTTGATTTGTTTGCCGGCTTAAATAATGAACAATCAGTTGCATTGATAAGTTTCATTATTTTCCCATGTATTTTAATGACTAGTTTGTGTTTTAAGATAATAATCCAGCATAACACGTGTGTGGTTTTAGGTTCATTCCGAAATTCTGGTCATATTTACAACAGCCGTAACGGGTTCAAAAAGAATGAGATAAAGCGGTGATAAAATGGTCGGTTTCTCGTCTAAAGGCAGACATCTGTGTCGTGTTGAGTCAGTATTAGTCGCTCACACAgctggggaggggaggggaggggagggctgATCAAAGGGGTTTCTCTGGGAAAAACACACCTCtctcgacaaaaaaaaaacaggggtcAGTGGTGTCATTTCTTTCTAAAAACAGCTCCTGTAAAGCAACAATTGATACCACGTTCAACATCTACATTAGCCCACATTGGTTTTAAATCTTAAGGCTTATTTCCCCCCTCATATTGGTACAGAGGGttgcaaaatgacaaaaacactgtgGGATGAAAGAGGGGTTTTTTTACGTGTCCTCCCAGGAGAGCCATCTTTGGTGTAACACCATCTCCCAGCTCTAAACACCAGTCTGTGCATGAGTGCATCCCTAATCCCATTTACAACAGTCTCACATCTGTGCACAGCACAATGCCGCAGCAGGTccatatactgcatatatatatatatatatatatatatatatatatatatatatatatatatatatacacatatatacatatatatactgctATAATGTAGACATCCGTATAATGAAGCAGTCATTTTTATGTCCCTTTACATCAGCGTCTTACGAACACAAGGTGCCGCAGTTTATAGAGACTCTTTAAAACAGTCATTAAATTAAGGCAAATCAAAGTTTTCCAGTGAATCTCAAACAGATTTGATCATTTATGAGAGGGTAAGTTCAATTGTAGGTTTTTCATGTTCGATAATGATACTGATATTgaccatattattattttatttattttttacaaaattatACTTTACtatgcttttcttcttttatcttaaaataCGTCTGATCCTCCCTGGTGAACATTTCACTTTATGGCCTGAGTTTAGTATCTGATTCTGTATCGGACCAATATCAATACTCAATATCATATCGGCTCATCCATTGCTTGTTATCTTATCTGTGACGATGTccatgtggttgtttttttggaaaataaaacGGTTGGTGAATGAATTTCAGGTTAACTCTGTCCCTCTATAATATATATGTTCTTAAACTCATGTGGCATCACTATACATATTTTCCCATGGAGACTAATGAGGATATTTAAGCTTcataaaggattttttttttaatctgctaCGCAGGCTACCACTTTATAATCCACCCTATAATATTTCAGTCATAGAGATTTATCAATTCCAAGTCATCGAGCCCCAAAATCCCTGTCATCactgcctcttcttcttctgcttcagtGACTTCCTCCTCTTCACGATCATCTCATACAGTTTATCCATGCCCTCATCCAGCCCCTCTCCTATGATGGCGCAGGCCGGCTGGACGTGATACGGAGTGGAGGGACTCAGCTCGGCCAGAGCCAGCTGCCTCTCGATCTCCCCAACATCCAGCGCCCGGGGCAGGTCCTGCTTGTTGGCGATGACCAGCAGCGGGGTCCCCTGGTTCTCAGAGAAGCGCGTGATCTTGTGCAGCTCGGTCCGGGCCTCCTCGAGCCTCTCTGCGTCCACGGAGTCCACCACGTACACGATCCCGTCCGTGCAGCGGCTGTAGGGCTTCCACAGGGGCCGCAGCTTCTCCTGGCCCCCGACGTCCCAGAAGTGGCAGCTGATGCCCCTGGAggcccccgcgccgccgagccGGATCTTCTCCGTGTTGAATCCGATCGTGGGCACCGTGTTGACGAACTCGTTGAATTTAAGCCGGTACAGCACGGTGGTTTTGCCTGCAGAGTCCAGCCCGAGCATGACTATGTGCAAGGACTGGAAAGCGGCCAAATTAGAGAAACTATTCCCCATCTTGAGGCTGGAGGAGAAACAACATGCGCTCCCACCGTCTCAGCAAAGAGCGATATCACCGCAGGAGATGCTTAAATGTCTCCCGAGTGATCCATAGCGGGCGATTCCCTCCAGATTAGGGTCAATGCATTTTCGAAAAACGCACACCAAAGGACGCCTGTGCCGCGGCTCAGCAGAAGTGGAGGGCGCAGCCCCACGTTGCGCGGCGGCACTCGGGCAGCCAGACACGCCGCAGCATCCCTGGATTCACTCCAACAACATCAGCATCAGGCGATTCCACACGCGGCGCAATCGACACCGTTACAGCCGTGCGTTCGCAGCGCGCACCGCTCTCCAAATGCGTAAATTACGCGCGGTCGAGTGTCACATCATGTCTCtgatctgtttgtgtgtccaaTTGCGTTGCAGCTCAtgtagtaacacacacacacacatacacacacacgcgcgcgcgcacacacacacagtcgtggTGCGTGACGTGAGGACCAGCCTCTCTGAGCGTCGACCTGTAAAAAAATGCGTCAAGTTACCCCAGGAAACACCAAATACGTGTTCTGGTGACGTCACGGTCCCTCAAAACGTAAACGCTTTGTTTGAATCTGAACCAGAAACGCGAGTAAAAAACACGCGAGAGGGACGACTgaggagttttattttgaaaggtatCCGTCGACGATGTGTGCTCTTGTGCTTCCTCTGCGCATGGAGACAAGTAGGTCCACCGAAACAGCGTCAATGCTGACACCTAGTGGTGAAATAACATTTACCATCACTCCAACAGCAACTACACCATCAACCACCCAGTTTTTCAAAGTAAAGCAGATGTTGGAGTCATAAtagactaaaacaaacaaacaaacaaaaaataaataaataaggattTGCACAAGAACCCGTTTTTATGTTcctgtaaatatgtatattcaTGCAAATGCTGTTACCAGGAGaacaataatcattttaataatcattttcataatgtatGACTGACTATAACAGACcattaaatgtacattaaataGATTAATGCATACATTTTTAACGTGTTTTTGAAGTTAATATAGGcactacactacacacacacacaaacatgagcaGGGATATGGAGGGTGAGTCATCGAGAGGTAAAGAATGACTCTCAAGGTGGCCTGTTCTCTCACTGTGACTAATCATATGCTTTAATGAagtaaatgaaattaaaaaaagggccGTGTGTGCGTTCATGTGTGGTGTCAGGCATGAATAATGTCAGGCATGTGATCTCTCTCTGCTGCAATAAAGCTTTACTGTCTTGTAAGAGGATTTATAACCTTTACACGCCATTAGACACGTGACTGCGTTTGACGTGAACCttgcagaaagaagaagaagagcatcCTGGGACGGATTCCTCCATCCGGACAGGACATGGAGCAGGTGCATGGAGCACAGAGTAACAGAGAGCACAGAACCTCTGCTGCATGCTCTGTGGGAAATATTCTGAACCTGCAGACACTGCAAATTAAACATaatgctgccatctagtggtgcaaatagcacatgtacagtatgccACTGTTACTGTTTATGCCCCCATGAATGATTTATCAGTGCCAAGCACATTTTTATAGCTTCTTCCTCTTCAACTAACATCCAAACTAAACCAATGAATGCTAATGAATTATATTTGCCAATATACAGGACTATAGAACCCGAATGACAACTCACGGGTCAGAGCAGGTAAGAAAAATATGTTAAACGtagaaaacaacagcagaacaCAGCAAAGGAAAGTGAAGAGCACAAGGCGAACGGGACACGAGGAACAATCAGAATCCTAACAGCAAAACAGGTGAATGGACACAGAGAATCTGAGAGagaacagaaggaaaaaaaacagtgagttTAAATACATACCAGGACGGGgggagacaacgagacacaggtggaaCTAATCAGGGGCGGGGCAGGTCATGGAAAAAGGCGGGAAAGCAGACGAAGTTTCACAAgaggtgaaaataaaacaggacgACCCTAGTCAATACAAGACAAACTAAAACCTGGAATCTGGTGATggaataaaatcagaatcaTCAACCAACGACTTGagataataaatcatttttttattacaacaaCAGCTTTGAAAATGTCCACAACAAACATTCCTGACGTGGTCAAGAATATGACAGAGAACAGGAGGTGACGTGAGGTTTGGCAGACGTCTTCTTCAAACTCACCCTCCTCGGCTGCGACATCCTGGCACTGATCCTGGTGTTCAGACACCAGATTGTTCTCGTT
This genomic interval from Solea solea chromosome 2, fSolSol10.1, whole genome shotgun sequence contains the following:
- the LOC131455635 gene encoding ADP-ribosylation factor-like protein 4C — protein: MGNSFSNLAAFQSLHIVMLGLDSAGKTTVLYRLKFNEFVNTVPTIGFNTEKIRLGGAGASRGISCHFWDVGGQEKLRPLWKPYSRCTDGIVYVVDSVDAERLEEARTELHKITRFSENQGTPLLVIANKQDLPRALDVGEIERQLALAELSPSTPYHVQPACAIIGEGLDEGMDKLYEMIVKRRKSLKQKKKRQ